A genomic window from Nematostella vectensis chromosome 9, jaNemVect1.1, whole genome shotgun sequence includes:
- the LOC116612367 gene encoding 39S ribosomal protein L41-A, mitochondrial, whose product MPLNVIRGIIRGATRGVLTGKKGNKNFYKGRGVRPPGFHTRRGEYKIVQRKVPEFIVPDLSGCDLKPYVSYKAPKVDTPPLTAEGLLEQIKENIHLLRHREVP is encoded by the exons ATGCCGCTAAATGTGATCCGGGGCATCATACGGGGTGCTACACGAGGCGTGCTGACCGGGAAGAAGGGCAACAAAAACTTTTATAAAG GACGAGGCGTGAGACCACCAGGATTCCATACTAGAAGAG GAGAATACAAGATTGTTCAAAGAAAGGTTCCAGAATTTATTGTGCCTGACCTTTCAGGATGTGAT CTTAAGCCGTATGTATCATACAAGGCTCCCAAGGTGGATACTCCTCCACTGACAGCTGAAGGCTTACTGGAACAAATCAAAGAGAATATCCATCTTCTTAGACACAGAGAGGTTCCATAG